The following coding sequences lie in one Dryobates pubescens isolate bDryPub1 chromosome 10, bDryPub1.pri, whole genome shotgun sequence genomic window:
- the BIRC2 gene encoding baculoviral IAP repeat-containing protein 2 — protein MENSPFLASIMKQNAFSCELKYDLSCELYRMSTFSTFPHNVPVSERSLARAGFYYTGVQDKVKCFTCGLTLDNWQPGDNAMEKHKQLYPSCSFVQSMLSVNNLGLSSRSASSPLVANNLLPSLHSRTLSPSLEQVEYFSGSFSSFPQDPITTRAVEDLSFLRPKLHNPSMSTEDDRRRTFHSWPLTFLSPADLAKAGLYYLGTADRVACFTCGGQLSNWEPKDNAVSEHRRHFPNCPFVENLAREQPSFNVSNVSMQTHEARVKTFINWPTRIPVQPEQLADAGFYYVGRNDDVKCFCCDGGLRCWESGDDPWIEHAKWFPRCEYLLHVKGGEFVSQVQARFPHLLEQLLSTSDMPVDENIDPPIIHFEPGESRSEDAIMMNTPVVKAALEMGFSRRLIKQTVQSKILTTGENYKTVNDLVSDLLTAEDEKREEEKERQFEEVASDDLSLIRRNRMALFQRLTSVLPILGSLLSAKVITKLEHDVIKQKTQTPLQARELIDTVLVKGNEAASIFRNCLQDCDPVLYKDLFVEKNVKYVPTEDISGLPMEEQLRRLQEERTCKVCMDKEVSIVFIPCGHLVVCKECAPSLRKCPICRGTIKGTVRTFLS, from the exons ATGGAGAATAGCCCTTTCTTGGCTAGCATAATGAAGCAGAATGCTTTTAGCTGTGAACTGAAGTACGACTTGTCCTGTGAACTCTACAGAATGTCAACGTTTTCTACTTTCCCCCACAACGTGCCGGTCTCGGAACGGAGTCTTGCCCGTGCTGGATTTTATTACACTGGTGTGCAAGATAAAGTTAAGTGCTTCACTTGTGGCTTAACGTTGGACAACTGGCAACCAGGAGATAATGCCATGGAAAAACATAAACAGCTCTACCCTAGCTGCAGTTTTGTTCAAAGCATGCTTTCAGTTAACAACCTTGGACTGTCCTCTCGTTCTGCCAGTTCACCTCTGGTTGCAAACAATCTCTTGCCATCTCTACATTCCAGAACGCTTTCTCCAAGTTTAGAACAAGTTGAATATTTCAGTGGCTCTTTTTCAAGTTTTCCTCAAGACCCAATAACTACTAGGGCAGTTGAAGACCTTTCATTCTTGAGACCTAAACTTCACAATCCTTCTATGAGTACAGAAGATGACAGACGACGGACTTTTCATTCGTGGCCGCTGACATTTCTCTCACCCGCTGATCTGGCAAAGGCTGGACTTTATTATTTGGGGACAGCAGATAGAGTTGCTTGCTTCACCTGTGGTGGCCAGCTGAGTAACTGGGAACCGAAAGATAACGCCGTGTCAGAGCATCGTCGGCACTTTCCTAACTGCCCTTTTGTGGAGAATCTTGCCCGAGAGCAGCCGAGTTTCAACGTTTCCAATGTGAGCATGCAAACCCATGAGGCACGTGTGAAAACGTTCATAAACTGGCCAACCAGAATTCCAGTTCAGCCTGAGCAGCTTGCAGATGCTGGCTTTTACTATGTAG GCCGCAACGATGATGTCAAGTGTTTTTGCTGTGATGGTGGGTTAAGGTGCTGGGAATCTGGAGATGATCCGTGGATTGAGCATGCAAAGTGGTTTCCAAG GTGTGAGTATCTGCTTCATGTGAAAGGAGGAGAGTTTGTAAGTCAAGTTCAGGCCAGGTTCCCTCATCTTCTTGAACAG CTCTTGTCAACCTCTGATATGCCTGTAGATGAAAACATTGATCCCCCAA TTATTCATTTTGAACCTGGAGAGAGTCGTTCAGAAGATGCAATCATGATGAACACACCCGTGGTTAAAGCTGCCTTGGAGATGGGATTCAGTAGAAGGCTGATAAAGCAAACAGTGCAGAGTAAAATTTTGACCACTGGAGAAAACTACAAGACTGTGAATGATCTTGTATCTGATCTGCTCACTGCTGAAgatgagaagagggaagaagagaaagaaagacagtTTGAGGAAGTGGCATCAG ATGATTTGTCCTTAATCCGGAGGAATCGAATGGCTTTATTCCAACGCCTGACCTCTGTACTTCCGATCCTTGGGAGTTTGCTGTCGGCTAAAGTGATAACCAAACTTGAGCACGATGTCATTAAGCAAAAGACTCAGACACCATTGCAAGCAAGGGAACTGATAGATACAGTTTTAGTGAAGGGAAATGAAGCAGCCAGCATATTCAGAAACTGTCTACAAGACTGTGACCCTGTGCTGTACAAAGATTTATTTG TGGAGAAAAATGTGAAGTATGTTCCTACAGAAGATATTTCAG gtttACCTATGGAAGAACAATTGAGAAGACTGCAAGAGGAAAGAACATGTAAAGTTTGCATGGACAAAGAAGTTTCCATTGTTTTCATTCCTTGTGGTCACTTGGTGGTATGCAAAGAATGTGCACCATCCCTGAGGAAGTGCCCTATTTGCAGGGGGACGATAAAGGGTACAGTTCGTACATTTCTTTCGTGA